The genomic segment GCCTGGGAGTCCGCGCGGCTGCTCACCGGCGAGCAGACACCGGTGTTCGCCCCGCTGACTGCCCTGCTCGTCGTGCAGATCACGGTGCGCCGATCAGTGCGCGAGGCGGTGGAGCGCTTCGTCGGTGTCGTGGCCGGCGTCCTCGTCGCACTGCTGCTGGCCCGGGCCGTCGGCCTGTCGGCGCTGTCGATCGGGCTGCTGGTCGCGGGCGGGCTGGTGGTCGGCAGGCTGGTCCGGCTCGGACCGGCCGGGGCGGTGCAGGTCCCCGTGAGCGCGCTGCTCGTGCTCATCGTCGGCACCCAGGGCGACGTCGTCGTCGCCCGCGTCGAGGACACCGCGATCGGCGCGGTCGTCGGGGTGCTCGTCAACCTGGCCGTCGCGCCGCAGATCCGGCTCGGTCCGGCCGAGGCGGCCGTCGCGGCGCTCACCGCCGACCTTGCTGCGTTGCTGACGACGCTCGGCTCCGGCGTCGCGACCCGCTTCGACCAGCCGACGGCGCGCGGCTGGCTGACCGCCTCGCGACAGCTGCCGGGCAGCCTCGACCGGGCCCGCTCCGCGCTCGACGCCGCGCACGACAGCCTGCGCTTCAACCCGCGCAAGAGACGCGCAGCCGACCGGGTCGACCGGCTCGCCGAGGCCGTCCTCGCGCTCGACCACGTCGTCACGCAGGCCCGCGGGACGACCCGCACGCTGTTCGACCTGGCCCGGGTCCACGGCGAGGTCGAGCTCCCGGCGGTCTACCCCGCTGCCCTGTCGGCGGTCGGTCGGGCACTGCTGGTCCACCAGGCCGTCGTCCGCCAGGACAGCCCCGCCGACCAGCTGGATCGGGCGGTGGAGCAGGCCCGAGAGGCGCTCGCGACCGCGGTGGCCCACGGGCCGCAGACCGGCGCCCTGCGCGACGACGCGTGGCTCGCGCGCGGCGCGATCCTGTCCGACCTCACCCGGCTGGTCCGCGAGCTCGACCCGCGCGGACCGCACCGCGCGGCCTTCCGGCAGGATCAGGCCGCATGAAGGTGACCGCAGACCCCGCCGAGCTCGGCTTCGACCCGGCGCGGCTCGCCCGCATCGACTCCCACTTCGCGCGCTACGTCGACGACGACCTGCTCAGCGGCTGGCAGATCGCGGTGACGCGCAGGGGCCAGGTCGTCCACGCCTCCACCCACGGCCTGCGCGACCGCGAGGCCGGCCTGCCGGTCGAGCCCGACACCCTGTGGCGGATCTACTCGATGACCAAGCCGGTCACGAGCGTCGCGGCGATGATGCTGTGGGAGGAGGGCGCCTTCCAGCTCACCGACCCGGTGTCGCGCTGGATCCCGTCCTTCGCCGACCTGCGCGTCTTCGACAAGGGCTCTGCGGCCAAGCCCTTCACGGTGCCGGCGGCCGAGCCGGTGCGCGTCTGGCACCTGCTCACCCACACGGCCGGTCTCACCTACGGCTTCCTCGGCACCTCGACCGTCGACGCGATCTACCGGGCCCACGGCTTCGAGCTGGGGGCCCCCGAGGGCATGGACCTCGCGGCCGCGTGCGACGCCTGGGCGGGCCTGCCGCTGCTGTTCCAGCCGGGCAGCGCCTGGGGCTACTCCGTCGCGACCGACGTCCTCGGCCGGCTCATCGAGGTCGTCAGCGGGCAGACCCTCGCGGAGTTCTTCGCCGAGCGGATCACCGGGCCGCTCGGCATGACCGACACCGCTTTCTGGTCGGACTCGCCGCGGCTCGGCGCCCTCTACGCCCCCGACCCGACCACGGGCAGGGCACTGCGCTACGACGCCCTCGGCGACCGCGCACGCACCGAGCCCGCGATGCTGTCCGGCGGCGGCGGGCTGGTGTCCTCCGCCGACGACTACCACCGCTTCACCCAGCTGCTGCTGCGCGGCGGGGAGCTCGACGGCGTCCGCCTGCTCGGCACCCGGACCCTGGCCTACATGGCCCGCAACCACCTGCCCGGCGGGCTCGACCTCGGCCACCACAACACCGGCGGCTTCGCCGAGACCGTCTTCGACGGGGTCGGCTTCGGCCTCGGCTTCGCCGTGATGGAGGACCCGCGGCCGGCCAAGACGATGTCGAGCCCGGGCGAGCTCTTCTGGGGCGGGCTCGCCTCGACGGCGTTCTGGGTCGACCCGGTCGAGCAGGTCACGGCGCTGCTGTTCACCCAGCTGGTGCCCTCGAGCACCTACCCGTTGCGCCCGCAGCTGCGCCAGCTCGTCTACAGCGCCCTGGTGGACTGACTACCGGACGACGTGCGGCATGAGGGCGCCCGGCGGGATGGCGCCGAACGTGCCGGACTGGAAGTCCTCGACGGCCTGCTGCAGCTGCCAGCGGGTGTTCATGACGAACGGGCCGTACTGCGCGACCGGCTCCCGGATCGGCTGACCGCCGAGGACCATCACCTCCAGCGCGCCGTGGCGCGACTCCTGGCTCGCGTCGGCGCGCACGACCAGCCGGTCACCGGCGCCGAGCACCGCGGTCTGCCCGGTGCGGATCGGCTGTCCGCCGATCGTGCCGGTGCCACCGAGGACGTAGACGAGCGCGTTGAACAGCGGGTTCCACGGCACGTCGAGCTCCGCGCCCGGGCTGATCGAGGCGTGCGCCAGGGTGATCGGGGTGCGGGTCGAGCCGGGGCCGACGTGGCCGCCGAGGTCACCGGCGATGAGCCGGATCAGCGAGCCGCCGTCGGAGGATGCGAGCAGGACCGAGTCGCCGCCCTCGAGGTTCTGGTAGGCCGGGGCGGTCATCTTCTCGACGCCCGGCAGGTTGACCCACAGCTGGATGCCGTGGAAGACGCCGCCGGACTCGACCAGCTCGGCGGGCGGGGTCTCGATGTGCAGGATCCCCGAGCCGGCGGTCATCCACTGCGTCGCGCCGTCGGTGATCATGCCGCCGCCGCCATGGCTGTCCTGGTGCTGGAAGGCGCCGTCGAGGATGTAGGTGACGGTCTCGAAGCCGCGGTGAGGGTGCCAGTTCGTGCCCTTGGGCTCGCCCGGCGCGTACTCCACCTCGCCCATCTGGTCCATCATGATGAAGGGGTCGAGCTCGCGGGTGTCGACGCCGGCGAAGGCGCGGCGGACGGGGAAGCCCTCGCCCTCGTAGCCCTGCGGCGCGGTCGTCACCGACCGGACCGGTCGGACGACGTCGCCGAGCCCGGCAGGGGACACGCGGGGCAGGGTCAGGGTGTCAGCGGTGACAGCGGGCATCAGGTCCTCCATGTGGTTGAACTCGCAACCATCACAACCATCGTACGACGGATCTGCTTCCCTGTCGTGCTGTGACCACCGCCGAGCCCGTGCGCCTCGAAGGGTTCCACGCCGTCAAGCACGCGCTGCGCTTCGCCCCGGACCTCGTGGTGTCGGTCCGCGTCGCCGACCGCGACGCGGCCGCGGCGCTGGCCCGCGATCTCGCCCCAGACGTGGCCGAGGCCCTGCTCGACCGCGCCGAGGTGGGCCCGGTCGAACACCCGACAGGCGTCGAGGGCACGGCCACGCGTCCGGCGTACGACGGGGGTGTGCTCCTCGCCCGCACCGCTCCCCTGGTGCTGCTCGACGGGGTGCGCCACCCCGGCAACGCGGGCGCGGCGGTGCGCGTCGCGGCCGCCGCCGGCGCGAGCGGGGTGGCGGTGCACGGCGCGCTCGACCCTTGGCACCCGGCGGTCGTGCGTGGCTCGGCCGGGCTGCACTTCGCGCTGCCGGTGCTGCGCTGCTCCCCCGCCGACGTCACCGGGCCGGTGGTCGTGCTCGACGCCGACGGCGAGGACTGGAGCGGTCTCCCCCACGACGCGGTGCTGGTCGTCGGCAGCGAGCGGCACGGCGTCGGTGACGAGGCGCGGGCCCGGGCCGACGCGGTCGTCGCGCTGCCGATGCGGGCGGGGGTGAGCAGCCTCAACCTCGCTACCGCGGTCGCGGCTGCTCTCTACGCCTGGCGGCTGCCTGCGCCTTGATCTCGGCCCAGCTGCCGATGCGGTTGGTGAGGGTGTTGAGGGCCGGCGCGAAGGGGTTGCCCTCGGCGTAGCTGTTCCACTGGGCCGGTGTGCTGCCCAGGCCGTCACCGTGCGGCCGGACCAGGAAGCGGCCGACCTCGTCGAGCATCGCCTCGCGGGTCCAGGCACGGGGCAGGTCGCTGCGGACGAGGTCGGGCAGCGGCTGACCTGCCACCTCGAGGAAGAGCAGCCAGCCGCCGAAGCGGTAGCCCAGCGACGCTGCCGACGGAACCTCGTCTCGGTCGCGCTCGCGGTCCCAGCGCCCAGCCGTGACGGTGCCCGTGGCGGCCAGCGCCGAGGCGATCGCGAACAGCTCCTCGTCGGTGATGCCCTGCAGGCGACGGCGCTTCTCACCGGGCTCGTGCTTGTGCATGCGCTTCTTCTGGGCCGCGGTCAGCAGCGGCCGCACCTCGGCCTCGCTCACTCCGGCGTGGGCCGCGAGGTCGCGCATGAGGACGGTGCCCTTGGTCTTCGCGAGGTACTCGCGCACGGCCTTCTTGACGCGCATCTGCTCGAACAGGCTGCGGCTGCGGTTGCGCTCGATGAGCCGGTCCTGCAGCGTCGGCGCGTCCTTCACCCCGCGCAGGTAGGTGCTGACGGTCTGCGTCGTGATCCCCATCTCCTGGGCCACCTGCTCCATCGTCAGCCCCTGCAGGCGCAGCTCGAGGATGCGGGCCTCGCGGGCGACAGCGGTGGCGTGCGTGACTCGGGGCACGGCGACATCCTGCCAGGATGGGCGCATGACCTCCGACCCTCGTGTGGACAGGATCCAGGCCCTGGTGGGCACCCGGCTCGGCCCGAGCGACTGGCTGCTCGTCGACCAGGAGCGGGTCGACCGCTTCGCCGACGCCACCGACGACCACCAGTGGATCCACGTCGACGTCGAGCGCGCCGCGACGGGCCCCTTCGGGGGCACCGTCGCGCACGGCTACCTCACGGTGTCGCTGCTGCCCGCGCTCGCGTCACCGCTGATGCCGACAGAGGGCTTCGCCTCGCGCCTGAACTACGGCAGCGACAAGGTGCGCTTCCCCGCGCCGCTGCGGGTCGGCACCCGGGTGCGCGCCTGGTCGACGCCGGTGTCGGTCGACGTCACCGACCGTGGCGTGCTCGTGAAGCAGCGCGTCGAGATCGAGGCGGAGGGCTCCGAGCGCCCCATCTGCGTCGCCGAGGCCCTCGCCCTGCTCATCCCCGGCTGACCTCGTGCTCGGCGTGGCGGATGCGGTCGCGCGCCTCCGAGAAGCGCAGCGACTCGAAGGCCACGAGCCCGAGCAGCACGACGGCGAGCAGGCCGAGCGAGGCCAGCGCGGGCAGCCTCGTCGCCAGCAATGACAGCGACACCAGGCCGACCGCGACGACCAGCCGCGCCTTGTTGAGGGTGCGCACGTTGCGCAGCCGGAAGGCGATGTGGGCGAGCAGGTAGACCGAGGCGCCGCCGTAGAGCAGCCCGAGCGGGATGCCGGTGAGCGGGTCGGACAGGTCGTGGCCCTCGGTGTCGGCGACGTAGGACACGACCTTCTTCATGCCGACCGCCATGAAGATGATGGCCGCGACCATCGGCAGGTGGAGGTAGCTGTAGGAGTCGCGCGCGAGGCTGTTGCGCTCTTGGCCCTCCTTGCTCGTGAGCACCCGCTCGGCGACCAGCGCGACGACGTCGAAGTAGGTCCACCACAGGGCGACGCTCACGGCCAGCCCGAGGACGGCGGCGAGCACGACCGCTCCGGTCAGGGGCAGACCGCCCACGCCGACACCGATCGCGACGATCGACTCGCCGATCGCGATGATGACGATGAGACCGTGCCGCTCGGCGAAGTGGGCGGGAGCCGAGAGCCGCCAGTCCGCGGCGTCACCGATGCGGTAGGCGGCCATGTCGACGGCAGCGGCCGCGAACCACAGGAGCACCTGACCGCCACCACCGACCAGCGCGCCCGCGACCAGCAGCGAGCAGGCCAGGGCGACCGGCACCGCGGTGACCCCGAGCTGGCGCAGCAGGGCCCGGTCACCGTCCGCGGCCACGGCGTAGACAACGAGGTGCGACAGCCGCACGAAGGTCAACGCGAGCGCCAGCAGCAGCGGCGCGCTGACGCCCTCGCCGGCGTCGCCGTAGGACTCGGGGATGGCCAGCGCCACGACGAACAGCCCGGCCATCGCCGCGACCAGGCCCAACCGCAGCACGCCCTCGTCGGCCTTGGCCTGGTTGCCGAGCCAGGAGAAGCTCGCCCACGCGAACCACAGCAGCACGAGGAGCAGCGAGCCCTTGACCACGCCGTCGGCGGTGAGGTCGGCCGCGACGAACGCCGTGACCTGCGTGATGGCGAAGACGAAGACGAGGTCGAAGAACAGCTCGAGCGTCGTGACGCGGTGGGCCTCGTCGGTGGGCCGCGACAGCAGCGCGGGGCGGATCCGGGCGAGGGGGCTCGACATGGGGTGATCGTCGGGCACGGTGGGCCTCGACGCCAGCACTAGCCTCGACCGCGTGTCCCTCTCATTGCTCGCCTCCCTCGAGGCGTCGACCGCTGCCTTCGGGCAGCTGCTCGGCTGCAGCGACCTCAACCGCAGGGTGACGACCTGCCCCGACTGGCGGGTGCTCGACCTCGCGCACCACCTCGGCAACGTCCACCGCTGGGCCGTCGCCGCCACGCTCTCGGACTCCCCACCGGTTGTCCCCGAGGACGCACCCGGCCCGTCCGCCGTCCAGGACTGGTACGCCGGCTCCGCCGCCGCGCTGGTCGACCGGCTGACGTCGGCCGACCCGACCGACGCGTGCTGGCACTTCGGCGCACCTCCCCGCCAGGTCGGCTGGTGGGTCCGGCGCCAGGCCCATGAGGCGGCGGTGCACCTGTGGGACGCGCAGGCCGCGCTCGGCACCGGGGTCCCGCTCGACCCCGCGCTGGCCGCGGACGGCGTCGACGAGGTGCTCGACGTCTTCGTGCCACGCCAGGTGCGGATGCAGCGGATCCCCCCGCTGACCGCGGCCGTGCGGCTGGTCGCGACCGACGCGCCGCTCGACCGGGTGCTCGGCGACGGCGGCGTCGCCGCGACGGTCAGCGGCACCGCGTCCGACCTCGTGCTGCTGCTGTGGAAGCGGGTCCCGCTCGAGCGGGTGACCGTCGACGGCGACCCCACCACGGTCCTGTCCGCGAGGCTCGTCCCCTGACCGCCGTGCTGACGCTGCCCGACGACCGATCGCCCGACGCGGTCGTCGACGCCTTCGTCGCCTGGGCGACCTCCCAGGGGCTGTCGCTCTACCCCGCGCAGGAGGACGCGCTGCTCGCGCTGGTGTCGGGCGAGCACGTCGTGCTGGCGACACCGACCGGCAGCGGCAAGTCGCTGGTGGCGACGGCGGCGCACTTCGCCGCGCTCGCCGACGGGCGCCGGTCGTTCTACACCGCGCCGCTGAAGGCGCTGGTGAGCGAGAAGTTCTTCGCGCTCTGCGACGTCTTCGGCGCCGAGCTCGTCGGGATGGCCACCGGTGACGCCTCGGTCAACCCGGGCGCCCCGATCATCTGCGCGACCGCAGAGGTCCTCGCCAACCAGGCCCTGCGCGAGGGCGCGGCGGCCGACGTCGGACTGCTCGTCATGGACGAGTTCCACTACTACGCCGACCCCGACCGCGGGTGGGCCTGGCAGGTGCCGCTGCTCGAGCTGACGTCGACCCAGATGCTGCTCATGTCGGGCACCCTCGGCGACACCACCGAGCTGCGCGCCTCGATGGAGCACCGGAGCGGTCGGCCCGTCACCGAGGTCGCGTCGGTCGAGCGGCCCGTGCCGCTGTCGTTCACCTTCTCGCTGCAGCCGGTCCACGACGCGCTGACCGAGCTGCTCGACACCCGCCAGGCACCGGTCTACGTCGTGCACCCCACCCAGGCCGGAGCGGTCGAGCAGGCCCAGGCGCTGATGTCGCTCAACGTCTGCACCCGCGAGGAGAAGGACGCGATCGCCGCCGAGCTCGGGGCCTTCCGCTTCGCCAAGGGCTTCGGGCCGGTGCTGTCACGGCTGCTGCGCCACGGCATCGGCGTGCACCACGCCGGGATGCTCCCGAAGTACCGCCGCGTCGTCGAGCGGCTCA from the Mycobacteriales bacterium genome contains:
- a CDS encoding aromatic acid exporter family protein, which codes for MTALQILKTALAATLAWESARLLTGEQTPVFAPLTALLVVQITVRRSVREAVERFVGVVAGVLVALLLARAVGLSALSIGLLVAGGLVVGRLVRLGPAGAVQVPVSALLVLIVGTQGDVVVARVEDTAIGAVVGVLVNLAVAPQIRLGPAEAAVAALTADLAALLTTLGSGVATRFDQPTARGWLTASRQLPGSLDRARSALDAAHDSLRFNPRKRRAADRVDRLAEAVLALDHVVTQARGTTRTLFDLARVHGEVELPAVYPAALSAVGRALLVHQAVVRQDSPADQLDRAVEQAREALATAVAHGPQTGALRDDAWLARGAILSDLTRLVRELDPRGPHRAAFRQDQAA
- a CDS encoding serine hydrolase domain-containing protein, giving the protein MKVTADPAELGFDPARLARIDSHFARYVDDDLLSGWQIAVTRRGQVVHASTHGLRDREAGLPVEPDTLWRIYSMTKPVTSVAAMMLWEEGAFQLTDPVSRWIPSFADLRVFDKGSAAKPFTVPAAEPVRVWHLLTHTAGLTYGFLGTSTVDAIYRAHGFELGAPEGMDLAAACDAWAGLPLLFQPGSAWGYSVATDVLGRLIEVVSGQTLAEFFAERITGPLGMTDTAFWSDSPRLGALYAPDPTTGRALRYDALGDRARTEPAMLSGGGGLVSSADDYHRFTQLLLRGGELDGVRLLGTRTLAYMARNHLPGGLDLGHHNTGGFAETVFDGVGFGLGFAVMEDPRPAKTMSSPGELFWGGLASTAFWVDPVEQVTALLFTQLVPSSTYPLRPQLRQLVYSALVD
- a CDS encoding pirin family protein; the protein is MPAVTADTLTLPRVSPAGLGDVVRPVRSVTTAPQGYEGEGFPVRRAFAGVDTRELDPFIMMDQMGEVEYAPGEPKGTNWHPHRGFETVTYILDGAFQHQDSHGGGGMITDGATQWMTAGSGILHIETPPAELVESGGVFHGIQLWVNLPGVEKMTAPAYQNLEGGDSVLLASSDGGSLIRLIAGDLGGHVGPGSTRTPITLAHASISPGAELDVPWNPLFNALVYVLGGTGTIGGQPIRTGQTAVLGAGDRLVVRADASQESRHGALEVMVLGGQPIREPVAQYGPFVMNTRWQLQQAVEDFQSGTFGAIPPGALMPHVVR
- a CDS encoding TrmH family RNA methyltransferase — protein: MTTAEPVRLEGFHAVKHALRFAPDLVVSVRVADRDAAAALARDLAPDVAEALLDRAEVGPVEHPTGVEGTATRPAYDGGVLLARTAPLVLLDGVRHPGNAGAAVRVAAAAGASGVAVHGALDPWHPAVVRGSAGLHFALPVLRCSPADVTGPVVVLDADGEDWSGLPHDAVLVVGSERHGVGDEARARADAVVALPMRAGVSSLNLATAVAAALYAWRLPAP
- a CDS encoding LuxR C-terminal-related transcriptional regulator yields the protein MPRVTHATAVAREARILELRLQGLTMEQVAQEMGITTQTVSTYLRGVKDAPTLQDRLIERNRSRSLFEQMRVKKAVREYLAKTKGTVLMRDLAAHAGVSEAEVRPLLTAAQKKRMHKHEPGEKRRRLQGITDEELFAIASALAATGTVTAGRWDRERDRDEVPSAASLGYRFGGWLLFLEVAGQPLPDLVRSDLPRAWTREAMLDEVGRFLVRPHGDGLGSTPAQWNSYAEGNPFAPALNTLTNRIGSWAEIKAQAAARRREQPRPR
- a CDS encoding MaoC family dehydratase yields the protein MTSDPRVDRIQALVGTRLGPSDWLLVDQERVDRFADATDDHQWIHVDVERAATGPFGGTVAHGYLTVSLLPALASPLMPTEGFASRLNYGSDKVRFPAPLRVGTRVRAWSTPVSVDVTDRGVLVKQRVEIEAEGSERPICVAEALALLIPG
- a CDS encoding low temperature requirement protein A — translated: MSSPLARIRPALLSRPTDEAHRVTTLELFFDLVFVFAITQVTAFVAADLTADGVVKGSLLLVLLWFAWASFSWLGNQAKADEGVLRLGLVAAMAGLFVVALAIPESYGDAGEGVSAPLLLALALTFVRLSHLVVYAVAADGDRALLRQLGVTAVPVALACSLLVAGALVGGGGQVLLWFAAAAVDMAAYRIGDAADWRLSAPAHFAERHGLIVIIAIGESIVAIGVGVGGLPLTGAVVLAAVLGLAVSVALWWTYFDVVALVAERVLTSKEGQERNSLARDSYSYLHLPMVAAIIFMAVGMKKVVSYVADTEGHDLSDPLTGIPLGLLYGGASVYLLAHIAFRLRNVRTLNKARLVVAVGLVSLSLLATRLPALASLGLLAVVLLGLVAFESLRFSEARDRIRHAEHEVSRG
- a CDS encoding maleylpyruvate isomerase family mycothiol-dependent enzyme, with the translated sequence MSLSLLASLEASTAAFGQLLGCSDLNRRVTTCPDWRVLDLAHHLGNVHRWAVAATLSDSPPVVPEDAPGPSAVQDWYAGSAAALVDRLTSADPTDACWHFGAPPRQVGWWVRRQAHEAAVHLWDAQAALGTGVPLDPALAADGVDEVLDVFVPRQVRMQRIPPLTAAVRLVATDAPLDRVLGDGGVAATVSGTASDLVLLLWKRVPLERVTVDGDPTTVLSARLVP